The following coding sequences lie in one Anaerolineae bacterium genomic window:
- a CDS encoding hydrogenase expression protein, translating to MANPLPVGKLPAELLQELLRKYTRPNSRVIVGPGVGEDAAVIDFGERYLVAKTDPITFATDEIGWYAVNVNANDIACSGGVPKWFLVTALLPAGTADAEMAESIFAQLAEACQALDITLCGGHTEVTYDLDRPILVGLMLGEVEPARLVHSGGARPGDALILTKGIAIEGTALIAREKGEMLAGEFPADFLRRCRQMLHEPGISVVREARLLRQHVDVHAMHDPTEGGLATALWELAAAAGVGLRVYRDAIPILAETQALCQRFGLDPLGLIASGALLATVPAVQAEEAVRVLAEAGIVARCIGEVLPAGEGVWLRDAGGDQPLPRFPRDEFARLVE from the coding sequence ATGGCGAATCCTCTGCCAGTGGGCAAACTGCCGGCGGAACTGCTCCAGGAACTGCTGCGCAAGTACACCCGCCCCAACAGCCGCGTCATCGTCGGGCCAGGGGTGGGGGAGGACGCCGCGGTCATTGACTTCGGCGAGCGCTATCTGGTGGCCAAGACCGACCCCATCACCTTTGCCACGGACGAGATCGGTTGGTATGCGGTCAACGTGAACGCCAACGACATCGCCTGCAGTGGGGGCGTGCCGAAGTGGTTCCTGGTGACAGCGTTACTGCCGGCCGGCACTGCCGACGCAGAAATGGCGGAGTCCATCTTCGCCCAGCTCGCCGAGGCCTGCCAGGCCCTGGATATCACGCTGTGCGGCGGGCACACCGAAGTCACCTACGATCTGGATCGTCCTATCCTGGTGGGGCTGATGCTGGGGGAGGTGGAGCCGGCCAGGCTGGTGCATTCCGGCGGCGCACGGCCGGGCGATGCGCTCATCCTCACCAAGGGCATTGCCATCGAGGGCACGGCGCTGATCGCTCGCGAGAAGGGGGAGATGCTGGCCGGCGAGTTCCCCGCTGATTTTCTCCGGCGCTGTCGGCAGATGCTTCACGAACCGGGCATCAGCGTGGTGCGCGAGGCGCGCCTTTTGCGTCAGCATGTGGATGTGCACGCCATGCACGACCCGACCGAAGGGGGGCTGGCGACGGCATTGTGGGAGCTGGCGGCGGCCGCCGGCGTGGGCCTGCGCGTGTACCGGGACGCGATACCCATACTGGCGGAGACGCAGGCGCTGTGCCAGCGTTTCGGGCTGGACCCGCTGGGTTTGATCGCCTCGGGGGCACTGCTGGCGACGGTGCCGGCTGTGCAGGCGGAGGAAGCGGTGCGGGTGCTGGCGGAGGCCGGCATTGTGGCCCGCTGTATTGGCGAGGTCCTGCCGGCGGGCGAGGGGGTGTGGTTGAGGGATGCCGGCGGGGACCAGCCTCTCCCGCGCTTCCCCCGCGACGAATTCGCCCGCCTGGTGGAATAA
- a CDS encoding thioredoxin family protein: protein MALIGKEDRETIRKMFDQEFVHDVTLVMFTQEFECQFCRETRQLVEELGEISPRVHVEVYNFVTDKDKAEAYGIDKIPAIAIIGTKDYGIRFYGIPSGYEFTGLIETMIAVSKGESGLSQKTKEALAKLESPVHLQVFVTPTCPYCPSAVHLAHRMAIESDKVRADGVEVIEFPHLGQKYHVQGVPRTVINEKVHIEGAAPEGMLLEKILEAVRPAKS from the coding sequence ATGGCACTGATTGGCAAGGAAGATCGCGAGACCATCCGCAAGATGTTCGACCAGGAATTCGTCCATGACGTGACGCTGGTCATGTTCACCCAGGAGTTTGAGTGTCAGTTCTGCCGCGAGACCCGGCAGTTGGTGGAGGAGCTGGGAGAAATTTCCCCGCGCGTGCACGTGGAGGTCTATAACTTCGTTACCGACAAGGACAAGGCCGAGGCGTACGGCATTGACAAAATCCCCGCCATCGCCATCATCGGCACCAAGGATTACGGCATCCGCTTTTACGGCATTCCCTCGGGATATGAATTCACGGGCCTTATTGAGACGATGATCGCGGTTTCCAAAGGGGAGTCGGGGCTTTCGCAGAAGACGAAGGAGGCGCTGGCGAAGCTGGAGAGCCCGGTGCATCTGCAGGTCTTCGTCACGCCGACCTGTCCGTACTGCCCCAGCGCGGTGCACCTGGCGCACCGCATGGCCATCGAGAGCGATAAAGTGCGCGCCGATGGCGTCGAGGTGATCGAGTTCCCGCACCTGGGACAGAAATACCATGTGCAGGGCGTGCCGCGCACCGTGATTAATGAGAAGGTGCATATTGAGGGCGCGGCGCCGGAGGGTATGCTGTTGGAGAAGATCCTGGAGGCGGTGCGGCCGGCCAAAAGCTGA